The Apium graveolens cultivar Ventura chromosome 6, ASM990537v1, whole genome shotgun sequence genome contains a region encoding:
- the LOC141665255 gene encoding uncharacterized protein LOC141665255: protein MVLIPKKENPDNMKDLHPIALCNVLYKIMAKVLENRIKKFFPNIISENQSTFVQGRSITDNVLVAFELIYHLRLKKGEVKFCINGSSVDPVIPKRGLRQGDPLSPYLFLLCVEGNSNDLDHAVHSGTIHGSQISPTTPSISHLLFPDDSFLFFRVTATEAYAIKSILENYERCSGCSKLIISRLQACLKLKKVVIRAIFGKVWFFSMNSLRSGFRWVVGNRESIHATKDQWIRGKKDYHVVNDHSYAGRTEKVSTYIDASTKSWLAPQVFKNFSLEDARAIISIPLPCTDIEDRVVWAGSTSGVYTAKEGYKHWINLQNNAHNITPSAGWKRLWSLFIPNKIKIFAWRVWLVLNMSQVEDASVWLLDMLANGNIEESTKICTVLWGHLDVEK, encoded by the exons ATGGTGCTAATCCCAAAAAAGGAAAATCCCGACAATATGAAGGATCTCCATCCAATCGCTCTCTGCAATGTGTTGTACAAAATTATGGCAAAGGTATTGGAAAATCGAATCAAAAAGTTTTTTCCCAATATCATCTCGGAAAATCAGTCTACTTTTGTGCAAGGTCGTAGTATAACTGATAATGTGTTGGTGGCCTTTGAACTTATTTATCATCTTAGACTTAAAAAAGGGGAAGTGAAG TTTTGCATTAATGGTTCTTCGGTCGATCCTGTCATCCCAAAGCGAGGGCTTCGTCAAGGGGATCCCCTTTCTCCGTACCTTTTTTTACTTTGTGTGGAAGGCAATTCTAATGATCTTGATCATGCTGTGCATAGTGGAACAATTCATGGCAGTCAAATTTCTCCCACAACCCCCTCAATTTCACATTTACTATTTCCGGATGATAGTTTCTTATTCTTTCGAGTAACTGCAACGGAAGCTTACGCGATTAAATCAATTCTGGAAAATTATGAAAGATGTTCAG GTTGTTCAAAGCTCATTATTTCTCGACTTCAAGCATGTTTGAAGCTCAAAAAGGTCGTAATCCGAGCTATATTTGGCAAGGTTTGGTTTTTTTCCATGAATTCTCTTCGCTCGGGGTTCCGATGGGTAGTTGGAAACAGGGAAAGCATACACGCAACAAAAGATCAATGGATACGGGGAAAGAAAGATTACCATGTGGTGAATGATCACAGTTATGCTGGCAGGACTGAGAAGGTCTCAACCTACATAGATGCTAGTACGAAGAGTTGGTTGGCTCCCCAAGTTTTTAAGAATTTCTCACTCGAAGACGCTAGAGCTATTATCTCTATTCCTCTCCCTTGTACCGACATTGAGGATCGGGTTGTGTGGGCTGGTTCCACTTCAGGGGTATACACGGCCAAAGAGGGGTATAAACACTGGATTAATCTTCAAAACAATGCACACAATATTACTCCCTCTGCTGGGTGGAAGAGACTATGGTCGTTGTTCATTCCAAATAAAATTAAGATTTTTGCTTGGAGAGTCT GGCTGGTTCTCAATATGAGTCAAGTTGAAGATGCCTCAGTCTGGCTTCTTGACATGCTGGCTAATGGTAACATAGAGGAGAGCACTAAGATTTGCACGGTTCTTTGGGGGCACCTGGACGTGGAGAAATAA